Proteins found in one Plasmodium sp. gorilla clade G2 genome assembly, chromosome: 14 genomic segment:
- a CDS encoding histo-aspartic protease, translated as MKLTIKEEDFTNNFMKNEEAFNTYRVTKVKKWNAKRIFKIFFLTIFLVVTGGFSYYIYENVVFQKNRKVNHIIKTSKYSTVGFDIENSYDRLMKTVKEHKLKNYIIESVNLFKKGITKKNYLGSEFDNVELKDLANVLSFGEAKLGDNGQKFNFLFHTASSNIWVPSIKCTSEGCENKNHYDSSQSKTYEKDDSPVKLTSKSGTISGVFSKDLVTIGKLSVPYKFIEMTEIVGFEPFYSESTVDGVFGLGWKDLSIGSIDPYVVELKTQNKIEQALYTIYLPPEDKNKGYLTIGGIEERFFDGPLTFEKLNHDLMWQVDFDVHYGNVSAKKANVILDTATSAITVPTEFFNQFVESASVFKVPFLSLYVTTCGNNKLPTLEYRSPNKVYTLEPKQYLEPLENIFSALCMLNIVPIDLEKNTFVLGDPFMRKYFTVYDYDTHSVGFALAKNL; from the coding sequence atgaagttaACAATTAAAGAAGAAGATTTTACCAACAACTTCatgaaaaatgaagaagCATTTAACACGTATAGAGTAACTAAAGTAAAAAAATGGAATGctaaaagaatatttaaaatattttttttaacaatatTTTTAGTTGTAACAGGAggtttttcttattatatatatgagaatGTGGTTTTTCAAAAGAACAGAAAAGTTAATCACATAATTAAAACATCAAAATATTCGACAGTAGGCTTTGATATTGAAAATTCATATGATAGACTTATGAAAACAGTTAAAGaacataaattaaaaaattatataattgaatCTGTAaacctttttaaaaaaggaataacaaaaaaaaattatttaggTAGTGAATTTGATAATGTCGAATTAAAAGATTTAGCAAATGTATTATCTTTTGGAGAGGCTAAACTTGGAGATAATGGTCAGAAATTTAATTTCTTATTCCATACAGCTTCATCTAATATATGGGTACCGAGTATAAAATGTACTTCAGAAGGttgtgaaaataaaaatcattatGATTCATCTCAATCAAAAACATATGAAAAAGATGATTCACCTGTTAAATTAACAAGTAAATCTGGTACTATAAGTGGAGTGTTTAGTAAAGATTTAGTAACCATTGGTAAATTATCAGTtccatataaatttattgaaaTGACTGAAATTGTTGGATTTGAACCTTTCTATTCTGAATCAACAGTTGATGGTGTTTTCGGTTTAGGATGGAAAGATTTATCAATAGGTTCTATAGATCCATATGTTGTTGAATTGAAAActcaaaataaaattgaacAAGCCCTTTATACAATTTATTTACCACcagaagataaaaataaaggttATTTAACTATAGGAGGTATTGAAGAAAGATTCTTTGATGGACCATTAAcatttgaaaaattaaatcatGATTTAATGTGGCAAGTTGATTTTGATGTACATTATGGTAATGTATCAGCAAAAAAAGCAAATGTTATTTTAGATACTGCTACTAGTGCTATAACTGTTCCAACAGAATTTTTTAATCAATTTGTTGAATCAGCAAGTGTTTTCAAAGTTCCATTCTTATCTTTATATGTAACTACTTGTGGTAACAATAAATTACCAACACTTGAATACCGTTCACCAAATAAAGTTTACACATTAGAACCTAAACAATATCTTGAACCATTAGAAAATATCTTTTCAGCATTATGTATGCTTAACATTGTACCTATtgatttagaaaaaaatacattcGTTTTAGGTGACCCATTTATGAGAAAATATTTCACCGTCTATGATTATGATACTCACAGTGTTGGATTTGCCTTAGccaaaaatttataa